TCGCCCGCACCATGGTCGCTCCCGAGTCCACGCACCACGAGAAACCCACTTCAGGGTAGGCCACCTGGAGCGCGGCGAAGAGCCGGGCGGCAAAGGTGCCCAGGTCGATGAGCTCGTCGCGCGCAGGTCCCCGCCGGGGGCTGTCCGACCAGAGATCCGTGAGGCCGAGCAGGCGGGTGCCCACTTCGCGGGCGCGGCTCACGCTCTCCCGCACGTCGGGGGCGAGCGGGGCAGGAGAGCGCAGGGCCAGGTTCAGGAAGCCGTTCAGGGCCGCGAGGGAGGAGCGCACATCGTGGGCTACCGAGCGGGCCGCGGTCTCCCACCGGTCCCTCTCGGCCCGCACCGCTTCCAAGGCCTGGGAGAGCTGCTCCACGCGCCGCGCGTGGGCACTGTGATTGCGCACCGTGACGAGGCAGACGCCCCGTCGCTGGGGGTGCGGCGCTACCCGAAGGGAGAGCGTGAGGGGCTGCCCAGTGCCCTCGGGTCCCGCCGACAAGGTCAGCTCGGAAGTGCCCGCTGCCCTCTCGGCCCGGGTTTCCTCGAGGAGCCGGTGCAGGCTCGTGCCCACGGCGGGGGGGGCGAGAGCCGCCAGGCGCCGGCCCACGAGGGAACCGGCAGCGGCGAACGGAGGCGGGAGGGGACTGCGGTGGGCGAGGATTTCCCCGTCTTCCCCCACGGCGAGCACGGCCCCGTCGGGCAGCAGGGGATCGGCGCGCCCCGCCCGGGGTGGCGGAACCGCCCCCGCGCGCCTTCGTTGGGAACGGGAACTGCGGTGCTCCGGGACGCTTGCGGGGTGCGGCAAGAAGAGCCCTCCCTGGCAGCCGTGCGGCAAGGGAAAACGCAGTGCAGGGGCTTCGCGCACGCAAAGCCCCTACACTCATCGGCTGCGATGGGTCCCAGGTTTACGCCCCGCCGCCCCACCCCGGCTCAGGGCCCCTCGGGCCCTGGCGGCTGGGGCGGGGGCTTCTCGCCTCCGGGCTCGCGCTCCACCTCCTTGATCTTCTCCTTCTCCTTGCCGCCGTTTCGCTCCTTCAGGCTCTCGTCCAGGCGCTCCAGGGCAGCATCCACCCGCCCCATGATCGTTCCCTCCTGGCCGGGGGCGCCGGCGGGCAGCCCGGTGAGGACCTCCATGCCCTGGTCCACGGTCGCCACCGGATAGAGGTGGAACTGCCCCTTCTCCACCGCCTCGACCACCTCGGGGTGCAGCACCAGGTGGCGCACGTTGGACTCGGGGATCAGCACCCCCTGCCTCCCCGTGAGCCCCACCGCCCGGCACACCCGGAAGAACCCCTCCACCTTCTCGTTGACGCCCCCGATGGCCTGGATCTCTCCCATCTGGTTCACCGAGCCCGTGACCGCCAGGTCCTGGCGCAGGGGAATCTCCCCGAGCCGGGAGAGGAGCGCGTAGAGCTCGGTGGAAGAGGCGCTGTCGCCGTCGATGCCCGAGTAGGACTGCTCGAAGGCAAGCGACGCGGAAAACGACAGAGGGCGCGTGCGCCCGAAGGTGTTTCGCAGGTACCCCGAGAGGATCAGTACCCCCTTGTCGTGGGTCGAGCCCGACAGGCGCGCCTCGCGCTCGATGTTGAGGATGCCGCTGCTCCCCAGCCCCAGGCTCGCGGTCACCCGGGAGGGCCGGCCGAAGGCGTATTCGCCCATGGAGAGCACCGCCAGGCCGTTGACCTGCCCCACCTTGGCTCCGTCCACGTCCACCAGGAGCGTTCCCTCCCGGATCAGCTCACGCACCTTTTCCTCGACCCGGCTCCAGCGGAAGAGCCGGTCGTCCAGGGCCCGGCGCACGTGCTCGGCCCGGACCCGGTCGGAGCGGTCCTCCACCGCAAAGAACGCGGCCTCCCGCACCAGGTCGTCGAGCTGTTCCAA
The Thermodesulfobacteriota bacterium genome window above contains:
- a CDS encoding HAMP domain-containing sensor histidine kinase, coding for MPHPASVPEHRSSRSQRRRAGAVPPPRAGRADPLLPDGAVLAVGEDGEILAHRSPLPPPFAAAGSLVGRRLAALAPPAVGTSLHRLLEETRAERAAGTSELTLSAGPEGTGQPLTLSLRVAPHPQRRGVCLVTVRNHSAHARRVEQLSQALEAVRAERDRWETAARSVAHDVRSSLAALNGFLNLALRSPAPLAPDVRESVSRAREVGTRLLGLTDLWSDSPRRGPARDELIDLGTFAARLFAALQVAYPEVGFSWCVDSGATMVRASPAALWSLLWGLLANAVKYRSGERSLHISLRARPREDEVELEVQDNGIGIPLGEEEAVFELGKRGSNAGRVEGAGLGLSGARFLARTWGGRVWAEPCPEGALLRVALPAEATGG